A part of Aegilops tauschii subsp. strangulata cultivar AL8/78 chromosome 2, Aet v6.0, whole genome shotgun sequence genomic DNA contains:
- the LOC109760652 gene encoding uncharacterized protein, which yields MEDESSQDSSVQYMNLSDDEAMHYWIPANIEDQDYSGIETAPKVLCHQHGVVAERRVAFEAFNTGMRFLVCPKSEDENYGIVLWVDLEWPLTLQNALLKLWEMYHDSKSDRRKDSLESSLTIHHLTEEKNNLEANYEKLVEDVHQLFNAQEDRMVDFSYLQAKMQNVHVSDSVVSDMKTEMGKKDAEIFKLQEKYKVLMNLTQFQGTCIRNLKFNHLKEKEVLSTSTRNLQFQVDELKKSEEKLTQENTQLLLHMGDLKKGHDKLTARRDQLKIQIAELLKSEEKNKQKLKGILDILSE from the exons ATGGAGGACGAGAGCAGCCAGGACTCAAGCGTGCAATACATGAACCTCTCTGACGACGAAGCCATGCATTACTGG ATCCCTGCTAACATTGAAGACCAAGACTACAGTGGCATTGAGACAGCACCCAAAGTTCTTTGCCATCAGCATGGTGTGGTGGCTGAGAGGCGTGTAGCATTCGAAGCATTTAACACGGGCATGAGGTTCTTAGTCTGTCCTAAGAGT GAAGATGAAAACTATGGTATTGTTCTCTGGGTTGACCTAGAGTGGCCTCTTACATTGCAGAATGCCTTGTTGAAGCTATGGGAAATGTATCATGACAGCAAGAGTGATAGGAGGAAGGATAGCCTGGAGAGTTCACTCACTATTCACCATTTGACTGAAGAAAAAAATAATCTAGAGGCCAACTATGAAAAATTGGTTGAAGATGTGCACCAACTGTTCAATGCTCAAGAGGATAGGATGGTAGATTTCAGCTATTTGCAGGCTAAGATGCAGAATGTGCATGTTTCTGATTCAGTTGTATCTGACATGAAGACAGAGATGGGGAAGAAAGATGCAGAGATCTTCAAGCTGCAGGAGAAGTATAAAGTACTGATGAACCTCACACAATTTCAAGGCACTTGCATCAGGAACCTAAAGTTCAATCATCTAAAAGAGAAGGAAGTGCTTAGTACATCCACCAGGAACCTGCAATTCCAGGTTGATGAACTCAAAAAATCTGAGGAAAAGCTCACCCAGGAGAACACCCAGCTGCTCCTTCACATGGGTGATCTCAAGAAGGGGCATGACAAGCTCACAGCAAGGAGGGATCAGCTAAAGATTCAGATTGCTGAACTGTTGAAGTCAGAGGAGAAGAACAAGCAGAAATTGAAGGGGATCCTGGACATCTTGTCAGAATGA